From one Lycium barbarum isolate Lr01 chromosome 6, ASM1917538v2, whole genome shotgun sequence genomic stretch:
- the LOC132645836 gene encoding eukaryotic translation initiation factor 4G-like isoform X1 codes for MSQNQSRGDTSSSQYRRTGRSGSFNQHRGGGRGTAAGGGGGGGAAAPPNTSNPSFTSNRSFNNKKYHNAQGGQQPRASGVSAGPDSHQNGAHQQQPSRGAADTSAASANAPLPSATVKPTDASTQKVTRAVPRAPTSNVVASTSESNAPVTPAKNPGDASKSFPLQFGSISPGVMNGLQIPARTSSAPPSLDEQRRAQARSDTSRAVPSLPTPSSSKQPMPRKDAGPLDQSNPSEAHGVASKPKREVQISAPPPVITQTQKPSAHPMPGMHMQIPFYQQPQVPVQFGGPGPQITSHSMSATSLPMPMHLPIGNPSMQQPMYVSSLQPHPMQSQGMMHQAQGLNFSSGMGPQLPPQLSNMGMNMGSQFSPQQAGKFLGPRKTVKITHPETHEELRLDATPGSRSHPNMPPQSQPIASFPPGHPNYHPNSYNSSSVFSQAPSSLPHSNTQSSQPPRLFSQVTVKPAAGGTHPGKEQLPSVSSAAFGKDPVRLSKLHGGDSKKDMDTLNQRSTIQSKTGDSSKSASRPVANIQSTKGADSVSEQSPAAGILSLTTQAPIESSISRITDTSVDAASETLCGPDSTEDQQKKHVTRVQLTIQDKALGKPTSVSSQPSQQPVTRPVEVNTTDPASTAVNTRESLSPSESTELKSHITGNSGKVEESFEPLDCRNQEAGKPVLKIGAINEAALAEVVEKDESNSSKPISESLPVESVEVSGLTEEGSPKRTSANIENGQPEIGVEDTDESVACSTIVDNMADSITSSTSNQDSTNTEACTATIGLSAQDDQESDVADSEEAPVTKSVVASPESASDLVKNSDEATSKSEDENTETNNTGLVSRSSSGVKVQSLDAPKVTVAKGKKKKKELYKKADAAGATSDLYMAYKRPEKKDELTQSIETSELNSSDNSRPPSADATQEDLRSTKRDGEVKAEPDDWEDAADIATPKLEAAPQHGKKVDGEDADGVTTKKYSRDFLLKFAEQCIDIPEGFNVARDIADILINPNASVPHEPFPSPGRGSDRPSSGHRERRGGGIGDGDKWSKTPGPLMPGRDLQPDLVYGGNAMGFRPGPGGSYGVLRHPRAPMPIQYAGGQYAGGQYAGGILSGPMQSMGPQGGGMRNGVDADRWQRGTAFQKGLMPSPQTPAQIMHKAERKYEVGKVTDEEQAKQRQLKAILNKLTPQNFERLFQQVKEVNIDNDKTLDGVISQIFDKALMEPTFCEMYATFCQHLAAELPDLSVDNEKITFKRLLLNKCQEEFERGEREEQEANVTNEEGEVKLSAEEREEKRVKARRRMLGNIRLIGELYKKRMLTERIMHECIMKLLGDYQNFDEENIEALCKLMSTIGEMIDHAKAKEHIDVYFDRMEKLSNNMKLSSRVRFMLKDSIDLRKNKWQQRRKVEGPKKIEEVHRDAAQERHAQAARLARTPSMGGSTRRGQMDYAPRGSMLSSPGPQMGGFRPMSPQVRGFGMQDVRVDERHSFENRTLSLPLTQRPLGDDPITLGPQGGLANRMSSRGPPAGSSIPFTDTMPSFGDSGRMTHAQNGYGSFPERSPYGSREELTPKYMPDRLSSQNDQASAPERNVTYGSKDRGFDTSRPASPLVRSGGPTSTQNVASDKSWPEERLRDMSMAAIKEFYSAKDEKEVALCVKELNSPGFYPSMIALWVTDSFERKDMERDLLAKLIIDLTKSPNVAISQDQLVKGFESVLTALEDAVNDAPRAAEFLGRIFAKVILEDVIPFNEIVPLIYKGGEEEGHLVEIGLAAEVLGSTLEMIKLKQGDSVVSEICRSSNMRLEDFRPRGANKQWKLDKFI; via the exons GAGCAGCAGATACATCTGCTGCTAGTGCGAATGCACCTCTTCCGAGTGCTACTGTTAAGCCAACTGATGCTTCGACTCAGAAGGTTACCCGAGCAGTGCCGAGAGCTCCAACTTCTAATGTCGTTGCTTCAACCTCTGAGTCGAACGCACCTGTTACGCCGGCAAAGA ATCCTGGAGATGCATCCAAGTCATTTCCACTTCAATTTGGATCCATAAGTCCCGGTGTCATGAATGGACTGCAG ATACCTGCCCGAACGAGCTCAGCTCCACCAAGCTTGGACGAGCAGAGAAGAGCCCAG GCTCGCAGCGACACTTCAAGAGCTGTTCCTTCATTGCCAACTCCATCCTCTTCCAAGCAGCCTATGCCTAGAAAGGATGCAGGACCCCTCGACCAATCTAATCCTAGCGAAGCTCACGGGGTGGCCAGCAAGCCCAAGAGAGAAGTACAAATTTCAGCTCCTCCCCCTGTTATTACCCAAACACAAAAGCCTTCTGCACATCCCATGCCTGGAATGCACATGCAAATTCCTTTTTACCAGCAACCCCAAGTTCCTGTTCAATTTGGCGGCCCTGGACCACAAATTACATCTCATTCCATGTCTGCTACATCATTACCCATGCCGATGCATCTGCCGATTGGCAATCCGTCTATGCAGCAGCCAATGTATGTCTCAAGTCTTCAACCTCACCCAATGCAGTCTCAAGGGATGATGCATCAGGCGCAGGGCCTGAATTTTTCATCAGGAATGGGGCCTCAGCTCCCTCCGCAGTTGAGCAACATGGGAATGAATATGGGGTCACAGTTTTCTCCACAACAGGCAGGAAAGTTTCTTGGTCCACGTAAAACTGTGAAGATAACTCATCCAGAAACTCATGAAGAATTGAGGCTTGATGCCACTCCTGGTTCGAGGTCACACCCTAATATGCCACCTCAATCACAGCCTATTGCATCATTTCCTCCTGGTCATCCTAACTATCATCCTAATTCTTATAATTCCAGTTCTGTTTTCTCTCAAGCTCCAAGTTCTCTTCCTCACAGTAACACTCAGAGTTCTCAGCCACCAAGGCTTTTTAGTCAG GTGACAGTGAAACCGGCTGCTGGAGGAACACATCCAGGAAAAGAGCAATTACCATCTGTCAGTTCAGCTGCTTTTGGAAAAGATCCAGTGAGGCTCTCGAAGCTTCATGGAGGAGATTCTAAAAAAGACATGGATACTTTAAATCAAAGATCCACCATACAGTCAAAGACTGGCGATAGCTCAAAATCTGCTTCAAGGCCTGTAGCAAATATACAATCAACGAAAGGGGCTGATTCTGTCTCAGAGCAGAGCCCAGCAGCTGGCATATTGTCATTGACCACTCAGGCTCCCATTGAGTCTTCAATATCTCGAATTACAGATACCAGTGTAGATGCAGCAAGTGAAACACTTTGTGGCCCGGACTCCACTGAAGATCAACAGAAAAAACATGTAACTAGAGTACAGTTGACTATCCAGGATAAG GCTCTTGGGAAACCTACCTCAGTTTCAAGTCAGCCTTCCCAGCAACCAGTAACCAGACCTGTTGAGGTCAATACTACTGATCCAGCGAGCACTGCTGTGAACACTAGGGAAAGTCTCTCTCCTTCAGAGTCCACTGAATTGAAAAGTCACATTACTGGAAATAGTGGAAAGGTGGAAGAGTCATTTGAACCTTTGGATTGCAGAAATCAGGAAGCGGGCAAACCAGTACTTAAAATCGGTGCCATAAATGAAGCAGCATTGGCCGAGGTTGTCGAGAAGGACGAGAGTAATAGCTCAAAGCCAATTTCAGAATCGCTTCCAGTAGAATCTGTTGAGGTGTCTGGCTTAACTGAAGAGGGGTCTCCAAAGAGAACAAGTGCCAACATTGAGAACGGTCAACCAGAAATTGGAGTGGAAGACACGGATGAATCTGTAGCTTGTTCAACTATAGTTGATAACATGGCTGATAGCATAACATCATCTACTTCTAACCAGGATTCTACAAATACCGAGGCTTGCACGGCAACAATAGGTCTATCGGCTCAAGATGATCAGGAATCGGATGTTGCTGACTCCGAAGAAGCTCCTGTTACAAAGTCGGTTGTTGCTAGTCCGGAGTCTGCCTCTGATTTGGTGAAGAATTCTGATGAGGCAACTTCAAAGAGTGAAGATGAAAATACTGAAACTAACAACACCGGTTTAGTTTCTAGGTCGTCATCTGGTGTCAAGGTGCAATCTTTGGATGCGCCTAAGGTTACTGTGGCTAaggggaaaaagaagaaaaaagaattaTATAAGAAGGCAGATGCTGCTGGTGCGACTTCTGATCTTTATATGGCGTATAAACGTCCAGAGAAAAAGGATGAACTTACTCAATCTATCGAAACCAGTGAACTCAATTCTAGTGATAACTCGAGGCCGCCATCTGCCGATGCGACTCAGGAAGATCTTAGATCAACTAAGAGGGATGGTGAGGTTAAAGCAGAACCAGATGATTGGGAGGATGCTGCAGATATAGCTACTCCTAAACTAGAAGCTGCTCCACAACATGGAAAAAAAGTTGATGGTGAAGATGCTGACGGTGTGACTACAAAGAAATATTCAAGAGATTTCTTACTTAAATTTGCAGAGCAATGCATTGATATTCCTGAGGGTTTTAATGTTGCTCGTGACATAGCTGATATTTTGATAAATCCTAACGCTAGTGTTCCCCATGAGCCGTTCCCTAGTCCCGGAAGAGGTAGTGATAGGCCATCTAGTGGACATCGTGAACGTCGCGGAGGTGGCATTGGGGATGGAGATAAATGGAGTAAGACACCTGGGCCTCTTATGCCTGGGCGGGATTTACAGCCAGACCTTGTTTATGGGGGAAATGCTATGGGATTTCGACCTGGTCCAGGAGGCAGTTATGGTGTTCTGCGGCACCCTCGAGCTCCGATGCCTATTCAGTATGCCGGGGGTCAGTATGCCGGAGGTCAGTATGCTGGGGGTATACTATCTGGACCAATGCAATCCATGGGTCCTCAGGGAGGAGGCATGAGAAATGGAGTTGATGCTGACAGGTGGCAGCGTGGAACTGCTTTCCAAAAGGGTTTAATGCCTTCTCCTCAGACACCGGCACAGATTATGCACAAAGCTGAAAGAAAGTATGAAGTAGGTAAAGTAACAGACGAGGAACAAGCCAAGCAGAGACAGTTGAAAGCCATCCTAAATAAGCTAACTCCCCAGAACTTCGAAAGATTATTCCAGCAAGTGAAAGAAGTCAACATTGACAATGACAAGACTCTCGATGGTGTAATTTCTCAGATATTTGATAAAGCTTTGATGGAGCCAACTTTTTGTGAGATGTATGCCACCTTTTGTCAGCACCTAGCAGCTGAGTTGCCTGATCTGAGCGTAGATAATGAAAAAATCACTTTTAAGAGGTTACTTCTAAACAAATGTCAGGAGGAGTTTgaaagaggagaaagagaagaacAAGAAGCTAATGTAACTAACGAGGAAGGCGAAGTAAAACTGTCAGCAGAGGAGAGAGAGGAAAAAAGAGTAAAAGCACGGAGACGAATGTTGGGCAATATAAGACTGATTGGTGAACTTTATAAAAAGAGAATGTTGACAGAGAGAATTATGCATGAGTGCATCATGAAGTTGTTAGGTGACTATCAAAATTTCGATGAGGAGAACATTGAGGCTTTGTGTAAGTTGATGAGTACAATTGGGGAGATGATAGATCATGCCAAAGCAAAGGAACATATTGATGTATACTTCGATAGGATGGAAAAGCTATCAAATAACATGAAACTTTCTTCTAGGGTGAGGTTTATGTTGAAGGATTCAATTGATCTAAGAAAGAACAAATGGCAGCAAAGAAGAAAAGTTGAAGGGCCTAAGAAGATCGAGGAAGTGCATAGGGATGCTGCCCAAGAACGGCATGCACAGGCTGCTAGGCTTGCTCGTACTCCTAGTATGGGAGGTTCTACTAGAAGAGGTCAAATGGATTATGCTCCAAGAGGGAGTATGTTGTCTTCTCCGGGCCCCCAGATGGGGGGTTTCCGTCCTATGTCTCCACAGGTCCGTGGCTTTGGCATGCAGGACGTACGGGTGGATGAGAGACATTCTTTCGAGAATAGGACATTATCACTTCCCCTGACACAGAGGCCTCTTGGTGATGATCCGATCACACTTGGGCCCCAAGGTGGTCTTGCAAATAGAATGTCTTCTAGGGGCCCACCTGCAGGATCAAGCATTCCTTTCACTGATACTATGCCAAGTTTTGGGGACTCTGGAAGGATGACACATGCCCAAAATGGCTATGGTTCTTTTCCAGAGCGCTCCCCTTATGGTTCAAGAGAGGAGCTTACACCCAAGTACATGCCTGATCGATTATCTAGTCAAAATGATCAAGCAAGTGCACCAGAAAGGAACGTGACTTATGGGAGTAAAGATCGTGGATTTGATACATCTCGGCCTGCTTCACCACTTGTAAGAAGTGGAGGGCCAACTTCCACGCAGAATGTTGCTTCTGACAAGAGTTGGCCAGAAGAACGTCTGCGGGACATGTCTATGGCTGCTATCAAGGAATTCTACAG TGCGAAAGATGAGAAAGAGGTTGCTTTGTGTGTAAAGGAACTGAATTCGCCCGGCTTCTATCCATCAATGATTGCACTTTGGGTTACTGACTCCTTTGAGAGGAAGGATATGGAAAGGGATCTTTTGGCAAAGCTTATAATTGATCTAACTAAATCTCCAAATGTGGCGATAAGTCAAGATCAGCTAGTTAAAGG GTTTGAATCTGTTCTGACTGCCTTGGAGGATGCAGTGAATGACGCCCCTAGAGCAGCAGAATTTCTTGGTCGCATCTTTGCGAAGGTAATATTGGAAGACGTGATACCGTTTAATGAAATTGTGCCTTTGATATACAAAGGCGGGGAAGAGGAAGGACACCTTGTGGAAATAGGGCTTGCTGCTGAAGTTCTTGGGAGCACATTGGAGATGATAAAGCTCAAGCAAGGTGATTCCGTCGTGTCAGAGATCTGCAGAAGCTCTAATATGCGGCTAGAGGACTTCCGGCCTCGAGGTGCAAACAAGCAATGGAAACTGGACAAATTTATTTAG
- the LOC132645836 gene encoding eukaryotic translation initiation factor 4G-like isoform X2, whose translation MSQNQSRGDTSSSQYRRTGRSGSFNQHRGGGRGTAAGGGGGGGAAAPPNTSNPSFTSNRSFNNKKYHNAQGGQQPRASGVSAGPDSHQNGAHQQQPSRGAADTSAASANAPLPSATVKPTDASTQKVTRAVPRAPTSNVVASTSESNAPVTPAKNPGDASKSFPLQFGSISPGVMNGLQIPARTSSAPPSLDEQRRAQARSDTSRAVPSLPTPSSSKQPMPRKDAGPLDQSNPSEAHGVASKPKREVQISAPPPVITQTQKPSAHPMPGMHMQIPFYQQPQVPVQFGGPGPQITSHSMSATSLPMPMHLPIGNPSMQQPMYVSSLQPHPMQSQGMMHQAQGLNFSSGMGPQLPPQLSNMGMNMGSQFSPQQAGKFLGPRKTVKITHPETHEELRLDATPGSSSVFSQAPSSLPHSNTQSSQPPRLFSQVTVKPAAGGTHPGKEQLPSVSSAAFGKDPVRLSKLHGGDSKKDMDTLNQRSTIQSKTGDSSKSASRPVANIQSTKGADSVSEQSPAAGILSLTTQAPIESSISRITDTSVDAASETLCGPDSTEDQQKKHVTRVQLTIQDKALGKPTSVSSQPSQQPVTRPVEVNTTDPASTAVNTRESLSPSESTELKSHITGNSGKVEESFEPLDCRNQEAGKPVLKIGAINEAALAEVVEKDESNSSKPISESLPVESVEVSGLTEEGSPKRTSANIENGQPEIGVEDTDESVACSTIVDNMADSITSSTSNQDSTNTEACTATIGLSAQDDQESDVADSEEAPVTKSVVASPESASDLVKNSDEATSKSEDENTETNNTGLVSRSSSGVKVQSLDAPKVTVAKGKKKKKELYKKADAAGATSDLYMAYKRPEKKDELTQSIETSELNSSDNSRPPSADATQEDLRSTKRDGEVKAEPDDWEDAADIATPKLEAAPQHGKKVDGEDADGVTTKKYSRDFLLKFAEQCIDIPEGFNVARDIADILINPNASVPHEPFPSPGRGSDRPSSGHRERRGGGIGDGDKWSKTPGPLMPGRDLQPDLVYGGNAMGFRPGPGGSYGVLRHPRAPMPIQYAGGQYAGGQYAGGILSGPMQSMGPQGGGMRNGVDADRWQRGTAFQKGLMPSPQTPAQIMHKAERKYEVGKVTDEEQAKQRQLKAILNKLTPQNFERLFQQVKEVNIDNDKTLDGVISQIFDKALMEPTFCEMYATFCQHLAAELPDLSVDNEKITFKRLLLNKCQEEFERGEREEQEANVTNEEGEVKLSAEEREEKRVKARRRMLGNIRLIGELYKKRMLTERIMHECIMKLLGDYQNFDEENIEALCKLMSTIGEMIDHAKAKEHIDVYFDRMEKLSNNMKLSSRVRFMLKDSIDLRKNKWQQRRKVEGPKKIEEVHRDAAQERHAQAARLARTPSMGGSTRRGQMDYAPRGSMLSSPGPQMGGFRPMSPQVRGFGMQDVRVDERHSFENRTLSLPLTQRPLGDDPITLGPQGGLANRMSSRGPPAGSSIPFTDTMPSFGDSGRMTHAQNGYGSFPERSPYGSREELTPKYMPDRLSSQNDQASAPERNVTYGSKDRGFDTSRPASPLVRSGGPTSTQNVASDKSWPEERLRDMSMAAIKEFYSAKDEKEVALCVKELNSPGFYPSMIALWVTDSFERKDMERDLLAKLIIDLTKSPNVAISQDQLVKGFESVLTALEDAVNDAPRAAEFLGRIFAKVILEDVIPFNEIVPLIYKGGEEEGHLVEIGLAAEVLGSTLEMIKLKQGDSVVSEICRSSNMRLEDFRPRGANKQWKLDKFI comes from the exons GAGCAGCAGATACATCTGCTGCTAGTGCGAATGCACCTCTTCCGAGTGCTACTGTTAAGCCAACTGATGCTTCGACTCAGAAGGTTACCCGAGCAGTGCCGAGAGCTCCAACTTCTAATGTCGTTGCTTCAACCTCTGAGTCGAACGCACCTGTTACGCCGGCAAAGA ATCCTGGAGATGCATCCAAGTCATTTCCACTTCAATTTGGATCCATAAGTCCCGGTGTCATGAATGGACTGCAG ATACCTGCCCGAACGAGCTCAGCTCCACCAAGCTTGGACGAGCAGAGAAGAGCCCAG GCTCGCAGCGACACTTCAAGAGCTGTTCCTTCATTGCCAACTCCATCCTCTTCCAAGCAGCCTATGCCTAGAAAGGATGCAGGACCCCTCGACCAATCTAATCCTAGCGAAGCTCACGGGGTGGCCAGCAAGCCCAAGAGAGAAGTACAAATTTCAGCTCCTCCCCCTGTTATTACCCAAACACAAAAGCCTTCTGCACATCCCATGCCTGGAATGCACATGCAAATTCCTTTTTACCAGCAACCCCAAGTTCCTGTTCAATTTGGCGGCCCTGGACCACAAATTACATCTCATTCCATGTCTGCTACATCATTACCCATGCCGATGCATCTGCCGATTGGCAATCCGTCTATGCAGCAGCCAATGTATGTCTCAAGTCTTCAACCTCACCCAATGCAGTCTCAAGGGATGATGCATCAGGCGCAGGGCCTGAATTTTTCATCAGGAATGGGGCCTCAGCTCCCTCCGCAGTTGAGCAACATGGGAATGAATATGGGGTCACAGTTTTCTCCACAACAGGCAGGAAAGTTTCTTGGTCCACGTAAAACTGTGAAGATAACTCATCCAGAAACTCATGAAGAATTGAGGCTTGATGCCACTCCTGGTTCGAG TTCTGTTTTCTCTCAAGCTCCAAGTTCTCTTCCTCACAGTAACACTCAGAGTTCTCAGCCACCAAGGCTTTTTAGTCAG GTGACAGTGAAACCGGCTGCTGGAGGAACACATCCAGGAAAAGAGCAATTACCATCTGTCAGTTCAGCTGCTTTTGGAAAAGATCCAGTGAGGCTCTCGAAGCTTCATGGAGGAGATTCTAAAAAAGACATGGATACTTTAAATCAAAGATCCACCATACAGTCAAAGACTGGCGATAGCTCAAAATCTGCTTCAAGGCCTGTAGCAAATATACAATCAACGAAAGGGGCTGATTCTGTCTCAGAGCAGAGCCCAGCAGCTGGCATATTGTCATTGACCACTCAGGCTCCCATTGAGTCTTCAATATCTCGAATTACAGATACCAGTGTAGATGCAGCAAGTGAAACACTTTGTGGCCCGGACTCCACTGAAGATCAACAGAAAAAACATGTAACTAGAGTACAGTTGACTATCCAGGATAAG GCTCTTGGGAAACCTACCTCAGTTTCAAGTCAGCCTTCCCAGCAACCAGTAACCAGACCTGTTGAGGTCAATACTACTGATCCAGCGAGCACTGCTGTGAACACTAGGGAAAGTCTCTCTCCTTCAGAGTCCACTGAATTGAAAAGTCACATTACTGGAAATAGTGGAAAGGTGGAAGAGTCATTTGAACCTTTGGATTGCAGAAATCAGGAAGCGGGCAAACCAGTACTTAAAATCGGTGCCATAAATGAAGCAGCATTGGCCGAGGTTGTCGAGAAGGACGAGAGTAATAGCTCAAAGCCAATTTCAGAATCGCTTCCAGTAGAATCTGTTGAGGTGTCTGGCTTAACTGAAGAGGGGTCTCCAAAGAGAACAAGTGCCAACATTGAGAACGGTCAACCAGAAATTGGAGTGGAAGACACGGATGAATCTGTAGCTTGTTCAACTATAGTTGATAACATGGCTGATAGCATAACATCATCTACTTCTAACCAGGATTCTACAAATACCGAGGCTTGCACGGCAACAATAGGTCTATCGGCTCAAGATGATCAGGAATCGGATGTTGCTGACTCCGAAGAAGCTCCTGTTACAAAGTCGGTTGTTGCTAGTCCGGAGTCTGCCTCTGATTTGGTGAAGAATTCTGATGAGGCAACTTCAAAGAGTGAAGATGAAAATACTGAAACTAACAACACCGGTTTAGTTTCTAGGTCGTCATCTGGTGTCAAGGTGCAATCTTTGGATGCGCCTAAGGTTACTGTGGCTAaggggaaaaagaagaaaaaagaattaTATAAGAAGGCAGATGCTGCTGGTGCGACTTCTGATCTTTATATGGCGTATAAACGTCCAGAGAAAAAGGATGAACTTACTCAATCTATCGAAACCAGTGAACTCAATTCTAGTGATAACTCGAGGCCGCCATCTGCCGATGCGACTCAGGAAGATCTTAGATCAACTAAGAGGGATGGTGAGGTTAAAGCAGAACCAGATGATTGGGAGGATGCTGCAGATATAGCTACTCCTAAACTAGAAGCTGCTCCACAACATGGAAAAAAAGTTGATGGTGAAGATGCTGACGGTGTGACTACAAAGAAATATTCAAGAGATTTCTTACTTAAATTTGCAGAGCAATGCATTGATATTCCTGAGGGTTTTAATGTTGCTCGTGACATAGCTGATATTTTGATAAATCCTAACGCTAGTGTTCCCCATGAGCCGTTCCCTAGTCCCGGAAGAGGTAGTGATAGGCCATCTAGTGGACATCGTGAACGTCGCGGAGGTGGCATTGGGGATGGAGATAAATGGAGTAAGACACCTGGGCCTCTTATGCCTGGGCGGGATTTACAGCCAGACCTTGTTTATGGGGGAAATGCTATGGGATTTCGACCTGGTCCAGGAGGCAGTTATGGTGTTCTGCGGCACCCTCGAGCTCCGATGCCTATTCAGTATGCCGGGGGTCAGTATGCCGGAGGTCAGTATGCTGGGGGTATACTATCTGGACCAATGCAATCCATGGGTCCTCAGGGAGGAGGCATGAGAAATGGAGTTGATGCTGACAGGTGGCAGCGTGGAACTGCTTTCCAAAAGGGTTTAATGCCTTCTCCTCAGACACCGGCACAGATTATGCACAAAGCTGAAAGAAAGTATGAAGTAGGTAAAGTAACAGACGAGGAACAAGCCAAGCAGAGACAGTTGAAAGCCATCCTAAATAAGCTAACTCCCCAGAACTTCGAAAGATTATTCCAGCAAGTGAAAGAAGTCAACATTGACAATGACAAGACTCTCGATGGTGTAATTTCTCAGATATTTGATAAAGCTTTGATGGAGCCAACTTTTTGTGAGATGTATGCCACCTTTTGTCAGCACCTAGCAGCTGAGTTGCCTGATCTGAGCGTAGATAATGAAAAAATCACTTTTAAGAGGTTACTTCTAAACAAATGTCAGGAGGAGTTTgaaagaggagaaagagaagaacAAGAAGCTAATGTAACTAACGAGGAAGGCGAAGTAAAACTGTCAGCAGAGGAGAGAGAGGAAAAAAGAGTAAAAGCACGGAGACGAATGTTGGGCAATATAAGACTGATTGGTGAACTTTATAAAAAGAGAATGTTGACAGAGAGAATTATGCATGAGTGCATCATGAAGTTGTTAGGTGACTATCAAAATTTCGATGAGGAGAACATTGAGGCTTTGTGTAAGTTGATGAGTACAATTGGGGAGATGATAGATCATGCCAAAGCAAAGGAACATATTGATGTATACTTCGATAGGATGGAAAAGCTATCAAATAACATGAAACTTTCTTCTAGGGTGAGGTTTATGTTGAAGGATTCAATTGATCTAAGAAAGAACAAATGGCAGCAAAGAAGAAAAGTTGAAGGGCCTAAGAAGATCGAGGAAGTGCATAGGGATGCTGCCCAAGAACGGCATGCACAGGCTGCTAGGCTTGCTCGTACTCCTAGTATGGGAGGTTCTACTAGAAGAGGTCAAATGGATTATGCTCCAAGAGGGAGTATGTTGTCTTCTCCGGGCCCCCAGATGGGGGGTTTCCGTCCTATGTCTCCACAGGTCCGTGGCTTTGGCATGCAGGACGTACGGGTGGATGAGAGACATTCTTTCGAGAATAGGACATTATCACTTCCCCTGACACAGAGGCCTCTTGGTGATGATCCGATCACACTTGGGCCCCAAGGTGGTCTTGCAAATAGAATGTCTTCTAGGGGCCCACCTGCAGGATCAAGCATTCCTTTCACTGATACTATGCCAAGTTTTGGGGACTCTGGAAGGATGACACATGCCCAAAATGGCTATGGTTCTTTTCCAGAGCGCTCCCCTTATGGTTCAAGAGAGGAGCTTACACCCAAGTACATGCCTGATCGATTATCTAGTCAAAATGATCAAGCAAGTGCACCAGAAAGGAACGTGACTTATGGGAGTAAAGATCGTGGATTTGATACATCTCGGCCTGCTTCACCACTTGTAAGAAGTGGAGGGCCAACTTCCACGCAGAATGTTGCTTCTGACAAGAGTTGGCCAGAAGAACGTCTGCGGGACATGTCTATGGCTGCTATCAAGGAATTCTACAG TGCGAAAGATGAGAAAGAGGTTGCTTTGTGTGTAAAGGAACTGAATTCGCCCGGCTTCTATCCATCAATGATTGCACTTTGGGTTACTGACTCCTTTGAGAGGAAGGATATGGAAAGGGATCTTTTGGCAAAGCTTATAATTGATCTAACTAAATCTCCAAATGTGGCGATAAGTCAAGATCAGCTAGTTAAAGG GTTTGAATCTGTTCTGACTGCCTTGGAGGATGCAGTGAATGACGCCCCTAGAGCAGCAGAATTTCTTGGTCGCATCTTTGCGAAGGTAATATTGGAAGACGTGATACCGTTTAATGAAATTGTGCCTTTGATATACAAAGGCGGGGAAGAGGAAGGACACCTTGTGGAAATAGGGCTTGCTGCTGAAGTTCTTGGGAGCACATTGGAGATGATAAAGCTCAAGCAAGGTGATTCCGTCGTGTCAGAGATCTGCAGAAGCTCTAATATGCGGCTAGAGGACTTCCGGCCTCGAGGTGCAAACAAGCAATGGAAACTGGACAAATTTATTTAG